One Notolabrus celidotus isolate fNotCel1 chromosome 16, fNotCel1.pri, whole genome shotgun sequence DNA window includes the following coding sequences:
- the nfyc gene encoding nuclear transcription factor Y subunit gamma isoform X3 produces MSADAFGAGGSDAQQTLQSFWPRVMEEIRNLTVKDFRVQELPLARIKKIMKLDEDVKMISAEAPVLFAKAAQIFITELTLRAWIHTEDNKRRTLQRNDIAMAITKFDQFDFLIDIVPRDDLKPPKRQEEMRQSVAPAEPVQYYFTLAQQPGAVQVQGTQQAQQQGAQAATTIQPGQIIIAQPQQGQSAPVTMQVSEGQQVQIVQAAAAQGQAQTAQAQGQTMQVMQQIITNTGEIQQIPVQLNTGQLQYIRLAQPVSGAQVVQGQIQTLSNTQQITQEVQQAQQQFNQFTDGQQLYQIQQVTMPAGQELTQPMFIQSTNQTADAQVTQVSTD; encoded by the exons ATGTCTGCAGATGCGTTTGGAGCCGGGGGCAGCGATGCCCAGCAAACCCTGCAGTCCTTCTGGCCCCGAGTCATGGAGGAGATCAGGAACCTCACCGTG AAGGATTTTCGCGTGCAGGAGTTGCCTCTAGCCCGGATCAAAAAAATCATGAAGCTGGATGAGGATGTGAAG ATGATCAGCGCTGAGGCTCCAGTCCTGTTTGCTAAGGCGGCTCAGATCTTTATCACAGAGCTCACCCTCAGAGCGTGGATCCACACAGAGGACAACAAAAGGCGCACACTACAG AGGAACGACATCGCCATGGCAATAACGAAGTTCGACCAGTTTGACTTCCTGATCGACATCGTGCCCCGGGACGACCTGAAGCCTCCTAAACGACAG GAGGAGATGCGTCAGTCGGTAGCTCCAGCCGAGCCGGTGCAGTACTATTTCACTCTAGCACAGCAGCCTGGAGCTGTGCAGGTGCAGGGGACACAACAGGCCCAGCAGCAGGGGGCACAAGCAGCCACGACCATCCAGCCAGGACAGATCATCATTGCACAGCCTCAACAAGGACAG AGTGCACCCGTGACCATGCAGGTGAGCGAGGGCCAACAGGTGCAGATTGTTCAAGCTGCAGCTGCGCAGGGTCAAGCTCAAACCGCGCAAGCCCAAGGACAGACCATGCAGGTCATGCAGCAGATCATCACCAACACGGGAGAGATCCAGCAAATCCCG GTGCAACTAAACACTGGTCAGCTGCAGTACATCCGACTAGCTCAGCCAGTTTCCGGGGCGCAAGTGGTCCAAGGACAGATTCAGACTCTCTCAAACACCCAGCAG atcaCACAAGAGGTACAGCAAGCACAGCAGCAGTTCAACCAGTTTACTGACGGACAG CAGTTGTATCAGATTCAGCAGGTGACGATGCCGGCCGGACAGGAGCTCACCCAACCAATGTTCATTCAGTCCACTAACCAGACAGCCGACGCACAGGTCACGCAGGTCAGCACCGACTGA
- the nfyc gene encoding nuclear transcription factor Y subunit gamma isoform X4 encodes MSADAFGAGGSDAQQTLQSFWPRVMEEIRNLTVDFRVQELPLARIKKIMKLDEDVKMISAEAPVLFAKAAQIFITELTLRAWIHTEDNKRRTLQRNDIAMAITKFDQFDFLIDIVPRDDLKPPKRQEEMRQSVAPAEPVQYYFTLAQQPGAVQVQGTQQAQQQGAQAATTIQPGQIIIAQPQQGQSAPVTMQVSEGQQVQIVQAAAAQGQAQTAQAQGQTMQVMQQIITNTGEIQQIPVQLNTGQLQYIRLAQPVSGAQVVQGQIQTLSNTQQITQEVQQAQQQFNQFTDGQQLYQIQQVTMPAGQELTQPMFIQSTNQTADAQVTQVSTD; translated from the exons ATGTCTGCAGATGCGTTTGGAGCCGGGGGCAGCGATGCCCAGCAAACCCTGCAGTCCTTCTGGCCCCGAGTCATGGAGGAGATCAGGAACCTCACCGTG GATTTTCGCGTGCAGGAGTTGCCTCTAGCCCGGATCAAAAAAATCATGAAGCTGGATGAGGATGTGAAG ATGATCAGCGCTGAGGCTCCAGTCCTGTTTGCTAAGGCGGCTCAGATCTTTATCACAGAGCTCACCCTCAGAGCGTGGATCCACACAGAGGACAACAAAAGGCGCACACTACAG AGGAACGACATCGCCATGGCAATAACGAAGTTCGACCAGTTTGACTTCCTGATCGACATCGTGCCCCGGGACGACCTGAAGCCTCCTAAACGACAG GAGGAGATGCGTCAGTCGGTAGCTCCAGCCGAGCCGGTGCAGTACTATTTCACTCTAGCACAGCAGCCTGGAGCTGTGCAGGTGCAGGGGACACAACAGGCCCAGCAGCAGGGGGCACAAGCAGCCACGACCATCCAGCCAGGACAGATCATCATTGCACAGCCTCAACAAGGACAG AGTGCACCCGTGACCATGCAGGTGAGCGAGGGCCAACAGGTGCAGATTGTTCAAGCTGCAGCTGCGCAGGGTCAAGCTCAAACCGCGCAAGCCCAAGGACAGACCATGCAGGTCATGCAGCAGATCATCACCAACACGGGAGAGATCCAGCAAATCCCG GTGCAACTAAACACTGGTCAGCTGCAGTACATCCGACTAGCTCAGCCAGTTTCCGGGGCGCAAGTGGTCCAAGGACAGATTCAGACTCTCTCAAACACCCAGCAG atcaCACAAGAGGTACAGCAAGCACAGCAGCAGTTCAACCAGTTTACTGACGGACAG CAGTTGTATCAGATTCAGCAGGTGACGATGCCGGCCGGACAGGAGCTCACCCAACCAATGTTCATTCAGTCCACTAACCAGACAGCCGACGCACAGGTCACGCAGGTCAGCACCGACTGA
- the nfyc gene encoding nuclear transcription factor Y subunit gamma isoform X1, whose product MSADAFGAGGSDAQQTLQSFWPRVMEEIRNLTVKDFRVQELPLARIKKIMKLDEDVKMISAEAPVLFAKAAQIFITELTLRAWIHTEDNKRRTLQRNDIAMAITKFDQFDFLIDIVPRDDLKPPKRQEEMRQSVAPAEPVQYYFTLAQQPGAVQVQGTQQAQQQGAQAATTIQPGQIIIAQPQQGQMLQGATMQQLQQVQVQSQGTPITSAPVTMQVSEGQQVQIVQAAAAQGQAQTAQAQGQTMQVMQQIITNTGEIQQIPVQLNTGQLQYIRLAQPVSGAQVVQGQIQTLSNTQQITQEVQQAQQQFNQFTDGQQLYQIQQVTMPAGQELTQPMFIQSTNQTADAQVTQVSTD is encoded by the exons ATGTCTGCAGATGCGTTTGGAGCCGGGGGCAGCGATGCCCAGCAAACCCTGCAGTCCTTCTGGCCCCGAGTCATGGAGGAGATCAGGAACCTCACCGTG AAGGATTTTCGCGTGCAGGAGTTGCCTCTAGCCCGGATCAAAAAAATCATGAAGCTGGATGAGGATGTGAAG ATGATCAGCGCTGAGGCTCCAGTCCTGTTTGCTAAGGCGGCTCAGATCTTTATCACAGAGCTCACCCTCAGAGCGTGGATCCACACAGAGGACAACAAAAGGCGCACACTACAG AGGAACGACATCGCCATGGCAATAACGAAGTTCGACCAGTTTGACTTCCTGATCGACATCGTGCCCCGGGACGACCTGAAGCCTCCTAAACGACAG GAGGAGATGCGTCAGTCGGTAGCTCCAGCCGAGCCGGTGCAGTACTATTTCACTCTAGCACAGCAGCCTGGAGCTGTGCAGGTGCAGGGGACACAACAGGCCCAGCAGCAGGGGGCACAAGCAGCCACGACCATCCAGCCAGGACAGATCATCATTGCACAGCCTCAACAAGGACAG ATGCTGCAAGGTGCCACCATGCAGCAGTTACAGCAGGTGCAGGTGCAATCACAGGGCACACCGATCACG AGTGCACCCGTGACCATGCAGGTGAGCGAGGGCCAACAGGTGCAGATTGTTCAAGCTGCAGCTGCGCAGGGTCAAGCTCAAACCGCGCAAGCCCAAGGACAGACCATGCAGGTCATGCAGCAGATCATCACCAACACGGGAGAGATCCAGCAAATCCCG GTGCAACTAAACACTGGTCAGCTGCAGTACATCCGACTAGCTCAGCCAGTTTCCGGGGCGCAAGTGGTCCAAGGACAGATTCAGACTCTCTCAAACACCCAGCAG atcaCACAAGAGGTACAGCAAGCACAGCAGCAGTTCAACCAGTTTACTGACGGACAG CAGTTGTATCAGATTCAGCAGGTGACGATGCCGGCCGGACAGGAGCTCACCCAACCAATGTTCATTCAGTCCACTAACCAGACAGCCGACGCACAGGTCACGCAGGTCAGCACCGACTGA
- the nfyc gene encoding nuclear transcription factor Y subunit gamma isoform X2, whose translation MSADAFGAGGSDAQQTLQSFWPRVMEEIRNLTVDFRVQELPLARIKKIMKLDEDVKMISAEAPVLFAKAAQIFITELTLRAWIHTEDNKRRTLQRNDIAMAITKFDQFDFLIDIVPRDDLKPPKRQEEMRQSVAPAEPVQYYFTLAQQPGAVQVQGTQQAQQQGAQAATTIQPGQIIIAQPQQGQMLQGATMQQLQQVQVQSQGTPITSAPVTMQVSEGQQVQIVQAAAAQGQAQTAQAQGQTMQVMQQIITNTGEIQQIPVQLNTGQLQYIRLAQPVSGAQVVQGQIQTLSNTQQITQEVQQAQQQFNQFTDGQQLYQIQQVTMPAGQELTQPMFIQSTNQTADAQVTQVSTD comes from the exons ATGTCTGCAGATGCGTTTGGAGCCGGGGGCAGCGATGCCCAGCAAACCCTGCAGTCCTTCTGGCCCCGAGTCATGGAGGAGATCAGGAACCTCACCGTG GATTTTCGCGTGCAGGAGTTGCCTCTAGCCCGGATCAAAAAAATCATGAAGCTGGATGAGGATGTGAAG ATGATCAGCGCTGAGGCTCCAGTCCTGTTTGCTAAGGCGGCTCAGATCTTTATCACAGAGCTCACCCTCAGAGCGTGGATCCACACAGAGGACAACAAAAGGCGCACACTACAG AGGAACGACATCGCCATGGCAATAACGAAGTTCGACCAGTTTGACTTCCTGATCGACATCGTGCCCCGGGACGACCTGAAGCCTCCTAAACGACAG GAGGAGATGCGTCAGTCGGTAGCTCCAGCCGAGCCGGTGCAGTACTATTTCACTCTAGCACAGCAGCCTGGAGCTGTGCAGGTGCAGGGGACACAACAGGCCCAGCAGCAGGGGGCACAAGCAGCCACGACCATCCAGCCAGGACAGATCATCATTGCACAGCCTCAACAAGGACAG ATGCTGCAAGGTGCCACCATGCAGCAGTTACAGCAGGTGCAGGTGCAATCACAGGGCACACCGATCACG AGTGCACCCGTGACCATGCAGGTGAGCGAGGGCCAACAGGTGCAGATTGTTCAAGCTGCAGCTGCGCAGGGTCAAGCTCAAACCGCGCAAGCCCAAGGACAGACCATGCAGGTCATGCAGCAGATCATCACCAACACGGGAGAGATCCAGCAAATCCCG GTGCAACTAAACACTGGTCAGCTGCAGTACATCCGACTAGCTCAGCCAGTTTCCGGGGCGCAAGTGGTCCAAGGACAGATTCAGACTCTCTCAAACACCCAGCAG atcaCACAAGAGGTACAGCAAGCACAGCAGCAGTTCAACCAGTTTACTGACGGACAG CAGTTGTATCAGATTCAGCAGGTGACGATGCCGGCCGGACAGGAGCTCACCCAACCAATGTTCATTCAGTCCACTAACCAGACAGCCGACGCACAGGTCACGCAGGTCAGCACCGACTGA